In Candidatus Vicinibacter proximus, the genomic stretch GTTCCTTCGTTTCATTCATGATATGGGCTTTGTATTCCATAAATCCCGCGACCAGTAGGGCGAGTTGTTTTGGTATTCTTTGGGTTGGAGGTTTAAGGTCCAGAGACTTTAAAGCAAAGTTCAGTGCCTCCCAAAAATGAACAGCTTCCCCATCGGTTATGTTATAGGCCTCACCAAACGCGGATTGTGGGGCTTTTATCCCACAAACTATGGCTTCCATGACATTTCGTACACAGGTGAAGTCACATATGTTTTTACCGTCTCCAACTATTTTTAACTTTCCTTTATGATAGGCCTCCAGCATTCTTGGAAAAATCACAGTGTCTTCCGCACCTATTATGGCTCGTGGTCTCAAGGCCATTGTGTCTATCACTTTTCCGTTATTTTGCAGTACTATATTTTCGGCCAACAATTTAGTTTGGGCATAGTGATTTACCATTTTTTCTGGTAATAAATCTGATTCTCGTACATTAAATCTATCCGAATAATTAAAATAGATGCTTGGTGTGGAGATAAAGATGAATCGCTTTACTTTGTTCTTAATACTCGCTTCTAATAATGTTTTGGTGGCAATGTAATTTGATTGGTAAAAAGATTCATAAGGACCAAAAGGTGCAGACAAGGCCGCACAATGAATGACGATCTCTGTATGCTTTAATACAGATTCGCAAAATTCAAAATTGCATAGATCCCCTGGTACAAAATGGCAATTGTGATTGATGAATTCCAATGCCCTGGTATCTCTGCGGGATGTAGCAACAATTTGGTATTCCCCAAAATATTCTGCTAAAAATTTAGCAGTACGCCCTCCTAAAAACCCAGCAGCTCCGGTTACTAAAATACATCTTTTCATGTTACCAAAATACGTTAAATATTACTTCGTTTGGTAAATGGTCAATTTGTTCCTGATTCCATGCATAAAGGTATTTACCTACCATGTCTGTTTCATCTATGAAAAAAGTTCTGTTTTTAAAACCGATCAAGTTTTGCTCCTGTAGCTCTAATATTCTTTTATCCTGATCAATAATTTTTTTAAAAAATATTTTAGCCAGAGGGGTAAAGATAGGAGTTAACCAGCCAAGGTTTAAAAAAATACGTGCAAAGTATTTTACTTCCTGATTTTTTTGAATGAGTATGGCCTCAAATCTGGATACCATTTGTTGTAGCGGATTAAAAAATTCGAGCACGGCAATACCAGGGTGTATGTAGGTGGATACTGCGTTTAATTGCTGAAGTCGTTTTGGTAACATTTTAGTTAAAAATCCTTTTGCT encodes the following:
- a CDS encoding NAD-dependent epimerase/dehydratase family protein, which encodes MKRCILVTGAAGFLGGRTAKFLAEYFGEYQIVATSRRDTRALEFINHNCHFVPGDLCNFEFCESVLKHTEIVIHCAALSAPFGPYESFYQSNYIATKTLLEASIKNKVKRFIFISTPSIYFNYSDRFNVRESDLLPEKMVNHYAQTKLLAENIVLQNNGKVIDTMALRPRAIIGAEDTVIFPRMLEAYHKGKLKIVGDGKNICDFTCVRNVMEAIVCGIKAPQSAFGEAYNITDGEAVHFWEALNFALKSLDLKPPTQRIPKQLALLVAGFMEYKAHIMNETKEPPLTKYSVGILANHFTMDISKARTNLNYKPVMKTFEGIQEYILWHKTQQ